DNA sequence from the Acidobacteriota bacterium genome:
CCATGCGGGCGAGATCCAGGGGGGCGACGCGGCGGCGGTAGCCGGGGAAGAGGCCGCCGCCCTTGCCGGAGTCCGGCGGGTCGGGGATCTCCTGGCCCAGGCGGGCGCCGTCCAGGGGCCAGCGGTAGGCGCGGGCGATGTCGCCGCGGATGGAGTCGGGGTCGCCCTGGGCCTTGTGCAGGGCGCGCTGGGGGAATCCGAAGCCGCGGAAGACCAGGTCGCTGATCACCGGGCGGCGGGCGAAGCGGTGGAAGGCGGTGTTGCGGGGGTGCTTGGGGACCACCACCGCGGTATTTCCCAGCACCCAGCCGCGGACACGCTCCGGCACCATGGACGCGGCGGTGGTGAGGATGGGACCGCCCCAATCTTGGGCCACGCAGACGGCGTCGCGGACGTCCAAGACCTCCAAGGCCTCGGCGATGGCTTCGGCGTGGCGGGGGAGCTGGTGGTCTTCCATGCGGGGCAAGTGGCTGGACAGGCCGAGGCCCAGCAGATCCGGGGCGACGATGCGGAAATCCTCCAAGCGGCGCATGACCTTGCGCCACAGGAAGCTCCAGGTGGGGTTGCCGTGGAGCAGCACGACGGTCGGAGCACCAGCAGATGCCCGCTCCGGGCCGTGGTCCACCAGGTGCAGTCGCAGGCCGGCGTTGGCGCCGCGATGAAGGGGCAGGAGGTGGCGGTGGAAGGGAAACCGTTGGCTCAGGAACTCCGGCAGCGGCGGCGGCGGGAGTAGGGCTGGATTCTGGGGAGCGGCTGTGGGCATCGTCCGCGACCAGCTACTCGGGGACCTCGTCGCGCACCCGGTGGATGCGCAGGAGGTTGGTGCGCGGGCGCTCGCGGATGGGGTCCCCCATGACGACGATGATCACCTCGCCGGGTTCCGCCAGGCCGCGGGCACGGAGCTCTCGGTCTACCACCCGCACTACCTCGTCGTGGTGCTCCACGTCGCTCTCCAGCACCAGGGGCCGCACGCCCCACAGCAGCTGGGCACGGCGGGCCAAGGCGGTGTTGGTGGTGAAGACGAGGACCGAGACCTTGGGCCGGTAGCGGGCCAGCAGGCGGGCGGTGAAGCCGCCCTGGCTGAAGGCCACGATGCGCCGCACGTTGAGCAGCTCGGTGGCGTGGGCGGCGGCGGAGGAGATGGCATCGGGGATGTCGATGGGGCCGAATTGAACCTCGTCCCCGACCCCCGGCTCGGCACCGCTCAGACCCGCCACCGGGGGTGTGCCGGCTTTGCCGTAGCTTTCCGCTTCGATGATGGTCTGGGCCATGGTGCGCACCGCTTCCACCGGGAATTTGCCGGCGGCGGTTTCGCCGGAGAGCATCAGCACGTCGGCGCCGTCGAAGACCGCGTTGGCGACGTCGGAGACCTCGGCGCGGGTGGGGCGGGGTTGCTCCATCATGGATTCGAGCATCTGGGTGGCGACGATCACCGGGGTGCCGGTGCGGCGGCCGGCGGCGATGATGCGCTTCTGGAGCACCGGCACCTGGCGCAGCGGGACCTCGACCCCGAGATCGCCGCGGGCCACCATCACCGCGTCGGCGGCGGCGACGATGTCGTCGAGCTTCTCCACCGCCGCCGCCCGCTCGAGCTTGGCGATGATGGGGAGCTCGCCGCCGGAGGCTTCGATGACCCCGCGCAGGCGCTCGAGATGGTCGGCGCTGCCGACGTAGCTGGCGCCGATGAAGTCGACTCCCAACTGCACCGCGAAGGAGATGTCGGCGCGGTCCTTCTCGGAGATCTGGAACGGCAGCAGGCTGTCCGGCAGATTGATGCCCTTGCGGGTGGAGACCGGGCCGCCGTGGATCACCCGGGCGATGACCCGGTCGGCCTTGCGGGCTTCCACCCGAAGCTCCACCAATCCGTTGTCGATGAGCACCCGCTCCCCGGTGCGCAGGAAGCGCAGCAGCCCGGGGGAGTCCAGGGGGAGGTCGACACCCTCGCCATCCTCCGCTACCACCACCTGCTGGCCATCGTGGACCTCGATGCCGCCGTCCGGCAGCTGCCCGAGGCGATAGCGGGGGCCCATTAGATCGAAGACGATGGGCACGTAGCGGTCCATCTCCTCGCTCAGGCGGCGGATATTCTCCACCGTGGCCTGGTGGCTTTCGTGGGTGCCGTGGGAAAGGTTGAAGCGGACGATGTTCATGCCCTCTTCGAGAAGGCTGCGAATCACCTCCGGCGACGACGAGGCCGGACCGAGGGTGGCCATGATCTTTGCGCGACGTTCCATGGCGCGGAGTATACGCGCTCGGGGCGGAGTTGCGTCGATCCGGCTGCAACTGTTGCGATACGATCACTTCGAGTGTTCAGCAATCAGCGGTGGCAAGGACGGGAAGGGCCGATGGAGGGTGCAATGAGCGAAGTCGTGGTCATGGTGGGGACCCGCAAGGGAGCCTTCTTCTGCCGCTCCGACGCGGCCCGGAGGCAGTGGACTGTGGAGGGGCCGCACTTCAAGGGTTGGGACGTGGGCTATCTGCAGCTCGATACGCGCTCCGAGCCGACCCTCTATGCCGGCGTCGGACATTTCGTCTACGGCCCGAGCATTCAAATCTCGAAGGATTTCGGCAAGACCTGGACCCAGGTCGAGGACAGCCCCCGCTACGCCGCCGACGCCGGCCGCGAGGTGAAGCGCATCTGGTGCATCGAGCCGGGGCGTAGGGATCAGCCCCAGCGGCTCTACGCCGGGGTGGACGAGGCGGGGCTCTTCGTCACCGACGATGGCGGCCTGCATTGGGAGGAAGTGCCGGGGCTCAACGACCACCCCACCCGCCCCGGTTGGTCACCGGGGGCCGGCGGCCTGTGCTGTCACCGGGTGGTGGTGGACGAGGAGCAGCCCGGCCGCCTGTGGGTGGGCATCTCCGCCGTCGGAGTCTTCCGCAGCGACGACGACGGCGCCTCCTGGGAAGTGTGCAACGAGGGCGCCCCCATCGTCGTTCCGAGCCAGGACTTCCCCGGCATCGGTTCCTGTGTTCACAGCCTGGTG
Encoded proteins:
- a CDS encoding alpha/beta fold hydrolase; the protein is MPTAAPQNPALLPPPPLPEFLSQRFPFHRHLLPLHRGANAGLRLHLVDHGPERASAGAPTVVLLHGNPTWSFLWRKVMRRLEDFRIVAPDLLGLGLSSHLPRMEDHQLPRHAEAIAEALEVLDVRDAVCVAQDWGGPILTTAASMVPERVRGWVLGNTAVVVPKHPRNTAFHRFARRPVISDLVFRGFGFPQRALHKAQGDPDSIRGDIARAYRWPLDGARLGQEIPDPPDSGKGGGLFPGYRRRVAPLDLARM
- the pyk gene encoding pyruvate kinase, yielding MERRAKIMATLGPASSSPEVIRSLLEEGMNIVRFNLSHGTHESHQATVENIRRLSEEMDRYVPIVFDLMGPRYRLGQLPDGGIEVHDGQQVVVAEDGEGVDLPLDSPGLLRFLRTGERVLIDNGLVELRVEARKADRVIARVIHGGPVSTRKGINLPDSLLPFQISEKDRADISFAVQLGVDFIGASYVGSADHLERLRGVIEASGGELPIIAKLERAAAVEKLDDIVAAADAVMVARGDLGVEVPLRQVPVLQKRIIAAGRRTGTPVIVATQMLESMMEQPRPTRAEVSDVANAVFDGADVLMLSGETAAGKFPVEAVRTMAQTIIEAESYGKAGTPPVAGLSGAEPGVGDEVQFGPIDIPDAISSAAAHATELLNVRRIVAFSQGGFTARLLARYRPKVSVLVFTTNTALARRAQLLWGVRPLVLESDVEHHDEVVRVVDRELRARGLAEPGEVIIVVMGDPIRERPRTNLLRIHRVRDEVPE
- a CDS encoding sialidase family protein, whose translation is MSEVVVMVGTRKGAFFCRSDAARRQWTVEGPHFKGWDVGYLQLDTRSEPTLYAGVGHFVYGPSIQISKDFGKTWTQVEDSPRYAADAGREVKRIWCIEPGRRDQPQRLYAGVDEAGLFVTDDGGLHWEEVPGLNDHPTRPGWSPGAGGLCCHRVVVDEEQPGRLWVGISAVGVFRSDDDGASWEVCNEGAPIVVPSQDFPGIGSCVHSLVRPGGEEGSAEILFQQNHRGVFRSDDGAKTWTEKQDGLPSTFGFPMVAHPREPKTLFTVPLESDEYRTPTDGRLAVYRTVDGGDSWQPVGTGLPEGGCYTAVLRHAFDADGLDPLGLYLGTTGGRLHYSADGGETWDAMPCSLPRIQSVRAVVLDGGDS